A window of the Brassica napus cultivar Da-Ae chromosome A2, Da-Ae, whole genome shotgun sequence genome harbors these coding sequences:
- the LOC106395796 gene encoding uncharacterized protein LOC106395796, with product MTNLLALCLVFSTLFAAEVWSPSPAVTTQQTVVSEDDVIVKDGHRVVVVEYDRDGKTNTRVSISPPSADEGEQKQEVEKETTLFRHAKEKAKETASYFPNVGQGISQPVVTEEARDHHATAGEVICDAFGKCRQKIASVVGRAKDRASDRVDDVGEKISDAGDAAAGKAYDVKETVARGARDIEETVTDKAGYAKEKVGETAHDVKEGMAHKAHDVRDKVTKKAHNVKETMAHKAHESKERVKDEVRDKAHELKEKAAHKSHNAWERVKLAARGLGSATAKALSPTKVASVVGLTAIAAAFGTSVWVTFVSSYVLASVLGRQQFGVVQSKLYPVYFKATSVGILVGLLGHVLSRRRKLLTDATEMWQGVNLLSAFFMIEANKSFVEPRATKAMFERMKAEKEEGRGGGGGERTSEQEVRRKLEKLSERLSKLNTYSSWLNIMMLMSLTWHFVYLGQRLGAAC from the exons ATGACGAATCTGTTGGCTTTGTGTCTTGTCTTCAGCACTTTATTTGCGGCGGAAGTATGGTCTCCGAGCCCAGCCGTGACCACTCAACAGACTGTGGTGTCGGAGGACGACGTCATCGTCAAAGATGGCCACCGCGTTGTGGTGGTTGAGTACGACCGCGACGGGAAAACCAATACGAGAGTCTCCATCTCGCCGCCGTCGGCAGATGAGGGAGAACAAaaacaagaagtagagaagGAAACTACGTTGTTTAGACACGCTAAAGAGAAAGCGAAAGAAACGGCGTCGTATTTTCCAAACGTTGGTCAAGGCATCTCGCAGCCGGTTGTGACGGAGGAGGCGCGTGATCACCACGCGACGGCTGGGGAAGTCATATGCGACGCGTTCGGTAAGTGCAGGCAGAAGATCGCGAGTGTTGTTGGCCGGGCTAAAGACCGAGCATCTGATAGGGTAGATGATGTCGGAGAGAAGATCTCTGATGCCGGAGATGCTGCGGCGGGTAAAGCTTACGACGTGAAGGAGACGGTTGCACGTGGGGCACGTGACATAGAGGAAACGGTTACTGATAAAGCCGGCTATGCTAAGGAGAAGGTAGGAGAGACGGCACATGATGTGAAGGAGGGTATGGCCCATAAAGCTCATGATGTTAGAGATAAAGTTACCAAAAAGGCTCACAACGTGAAGGAGACCATGGCCCATAAAGCCCATGAGTCGAAGGAGAGGGTGAAAGATGAAGTGAGAGACAAGGCTCACGAACTCAAGGAGAAGGCGGCTCACAAGTCCCATAACGCGTGGGAGAGAGTTAAGTTGGCGGCGCGTGGATTGGGGTCAGCAACGGCGAAGGCGCTGAGTCCTACTAAGGTAGCAAGCGTGGTGGGGCTGACTGCAATTGCGGCTGCGTTTGGGACTAGCGTGTGGGTGACGTTTGTGTCGAGCTACGTGTTGGCTTCAGTGTTGGGGAGGCAGCAGTTCGGGGTTGTTCAGAGCAAGCTGTATCCTGTCTACTTCAAGGCAACATCTGTTGGAATCTTGGTGGGTTTGCTTGGTCACGTGCTTAGCAGGCGTCGGAAGCTGCTCACTGACGCTACGGAGATGTGGCAAGGCGTGAACCTTTTGTCCGCCTTCTTTATGATTGAGGCCAATAAGTCATTTGTGGAGCCACGTGCCACCAAG GCGATGTTTGAGAGGATGAAGgcggaaaaagaagaaggaagaggaggaggaggaggagagagaacgAGTGAGCAAGAAGTAAGGAGGAAACTGGAGAAGCTTAGCGAGAGGCTGAGCAAGCTCAACACATACTCCTCTTGGTTAAACATAATGATGCTCATGTCTCTAACCTGGCACTTTGTTTATCTCGGCCAGAGACTAGGCGCTGCTTGTTGA